The Meriones unguiculatus strain TT.TT164.6M chromosome 14, Bangor_MerUng_6.1, whole genome shotgun sequence sequence ATCTTTCCTTATCTTGTGACCTTGATTCTGAGCTTGGAACTGCGGCAGCCGAGCTAATAGCACGTGCCTCTCacacccttcccttcctttcctgacAGTGCGGAGGCAAAGATTCCCCCTTCCACCTGGGCTCCATAGcccctttttctgtgtttctgacgGCCTTGTATTTTTCCTACTGTCCTTTATAGAGAAGCCTGaccttgtggtgtccttgaagcCTGGGCCGGCCCTGGGTGGATTGCACCTCAGTCTGGAAATCTGGGTTCTGTCTCAGCTCTTGTTTTTGGGTTGCTGTGTGGCTTCCAGCACAGATCAtttcttttcttgggctctttcaGATGAGGGTACTTGGCTCTCTGCCCTATTCGTAATCCTTAAATTCTAAAATATTCCCGGTTCAATTTTGTTTCTAGGCAAGGTGACCCATGGCAACGCGCAGGCCAGATGGGTCCAGCTTCAACATGACCCGCCTATCCCTGGCTATGGCTTTTTCCTTTCCCCCAATTTCCTGTGAGCAACCCTACGCTCAGCTGGGCAGCGCCCAGCACCAGACAGAGTTAGGAAAGGTACAGGAAGAGGCAGGTCTAGTATAGGGGAGAGCTCTGGGACAGGAAGTATCCCAGGACCCTCAGGGAGTGGGGCAGGGGAGGTGGGGGCTATTGCCCTGGCCTCCTGGGAAGGAACCTTGTTACCCGGGGAGATCACAGGATGGTGCAACTAAACACTTTCCCCATCTGTCTCCTTCACCCAGGAACGTGCTGCCACGGTCACCATGCCCTACCCATACCCAGCACTGACCCCGGAGCAGAAGAAGGAGCTGTCTGACATCGCTCAACGAATTGTGGCTCCGGGCAAGGGCATCCTAGCTGCAGATGAGTCCACCGGTGCGGTACAGgcaggagaaagggggagggggacccACGGTTGGAAGTGGCAGGCTGATCCCCTTACCCCTCCCACGTGACCCTCCCCTTCAGGAAGCATTGCCAAGCGCCTGCAGTCCATTGGCACCGAGAACACCGAGGAGAACAGGCGTTTCTACCGCCAGCTGCTGCTCACTGCTGACGACCGTGTGAATCCCTGCATTGGGGGGGTGATCCTCTTCCATGAGACACTGTACCAGAAGGCGGACGATGGACGTCCCTTCCCCCAAGTCATCAAGTCCAAGGGCGGTGTTGTGGGCATTAAGGTAAGGGTGCTGGCCCCAGAGAGTAAGATTATGGATGGATCTGGAGAAGGGATTAACAGGGTGAAAACTGGGCTGGCAGATCTAGAGACTTAGGTATGCATAGCTTGCCTCAGACTTCCAGGTCCTTGTGCGTGCCTGGAGAGTGCCCACCACTGACCTCAGTGGCCCCCTGTCATTACAAGCTGATTCCTCATTTACAGCTAAAAAGTGAAATGGTTTCCACAGTAAGAGGGAGGGCCAGGTTCTCCAACCCAGTTaactttcctctcagatgacacgtgtgttttgttttttttttttcctcatgggaCTCTGTGCCAATACACAGTAAAAAGTATTTgcagggggttggagagatggctcggaggttaagagcactggctgctcttccagaggtcctaagttcggttcccagcaaccacatggtggctcccagccgtctgtaatgggatctggtgcctcCTTCTGATGTGAAGGCACACATTCAGATATTGTAGACATAGTaaataaacagatttttaaagaaagtatttGCAGGCCACGAGAGGCTGCCTGAGGGGTTATTGGGGCTGGGTAGAGGGGAAAGGGCGGGAAAGCTGATTGCTCTCCTACTCCCCGGCAGGTAGACAAGGGCGTTGTACCCCTGGCAGGAACCAATGGCGAGACCACGACCCAAGGTAAGGGCGGTTCGCCTCCTTCCCCGTCCAGCTTGTCGAAGTTGGATCACAAGCCTGACCTCTTCACTTTGTCCCTCCTCCTCAGGGCTGGACGGGCTGTCTGAACGCTGTGCCCAGTATAAGAAGGATGGAGCTGACTTTGCCAAGTGGCGCTGTGTGCTCAAGATTGGGGAACATACCCCCTCAGCCCTTGCCATCATGGAAAATGCCAACGTTCTGGCCCGTTATGCCAGCATCTGCCAGCAGGTGGGAATGGACTACCAGGCCCACAGTAGGCCACCTCCATCTGCCAGGATGTCTACCTCCCCCAGAGCAACTGTCCTCGATACCCACCAATAATCTGCCAAGGCCTTTGAAGCCCTGATCCCTATCATCATCAAGATAAGATCTTGGCTAGTGGTGGCAGAGAACTGTAGGTTGGGTTCCCAGTCAGGAGGCCTCACATTACCCTGTCCCTCCCACAGAACGGCATTGTACCCATTGTGGAGCCTGAAATCCTCCCTGATGGGGACCATGACTTGAAGCGCTGTCAGTATGTAACTGAGAAGGTAGGTGCCTGTCTACCTGGCCCCGGTACTGTGGTGGGCTGGGCCCCGCTCAGGTATCTCACCCTGCCCTCTTCCAGGTCCTGGCAGCTGTCTACAAGGCTCTGAGCGACCACCATATCTATCTGGAAGGCACATTGCTGAAGCCCAACATGGTCACCCCAGGCCATGCTTGCACCCAGAAATTTTCCAATGAAGAGATTGCCATGGCAACTGTCACAGCTCTTCGGCGCACAGTGCCCCCTGCTGTCCCTGGTGAGGCCCACTCCCTCATCTGGCTTAGTGAAGTGGATGTGCCATCACATTTGACTCCTTCCCGGGGTAGCTTCTCACAACTCCATGCCCTGCGATGCTGAtgaaagcccctcccccctcctttttttttttcttctggcctTGTTCTGCAGGAATCACTTTCTTGTctggaggacagagtgaggaagaGGCATCCATCAACCTTAATGCTATCAACAAGTGCCCCCTGCTGAAGCCATGGGCCTTGACTTTCTCCTATGGCCGGGCCCTGCAGGCCTCTGCCCTGAAGGCCTGGGGCGGGAAGAAGGAGAACCTGAAGGCTGCACAGGAAGAGTACATCAAGCGAGCCCTGGTAAGGCAGGCATGGAAGTGTGAGCAGGTTCCTGGGCAGTAGGGCCCGGCCTCTCAGAAGAAGAGCTCTCACTGGATTTTTCTCCCCTTCTAGGCCAACAGCCTCGCTTGCCAAGGAAAGTACACCCCAAGTGGTCAGTCTGGAGCTGCAGCCAGCGAATCTCTCTTCATCTCTAACCATGCCTACTAACCAGAGGTGATCTAAGGCTGTTCATCAACACTCCAGGCCCCCGCCTACCCACTTGCTATTGAAGAGGGGCCCTTCAGGCTCTTTCCCATCATTCTTGCTGCCCTCGTGACTGGTGTGTGGTGTTGCCTGTGAATGCTAATTCTGCCATCCTTTCCAGCCCACTGCCAATAAACAACTATTTAAGGGGGAGTCTGGTGTTCATGTCTTGAAAGGGTATAGGGGAGGACCTGAGGAAAGAGCAGTAAAAGGATGGAGTAAGGCTTTATTGGTCTGTATATTTTTGACTGGGGCTTTGAGAAAGGCAGCTTTGTGAAATGTTCTTCTGACCATATCTGATTGAAGgtagcctgagtgctgggactgtaggcaTAGGGTACCATACTCAGTTTAAAACATGCTGGGATCCAGCCTAGGGCTCTATGAATACTAGGCAaggactctgccactgagctatctcccaagCTTCTCATTCCAAACTAAGGCTTTGCTGTCTTGCCCAAGatgaaacaaaacatttaatatttaacCTACATTATGCACTTATTTCCTCATTGTGACAAATGGAATTAATAACTTTTTAGGCTTTTTTGGAATATGGGGCCATTCTGAAGAATCCAGAATTCTCTCCCACACAGACATAGGTACACCAACGCTCAGCTGCAGAACTCGGTTCCAGGTTAAGAATGAAGACTGAGCTCCTTGATGCTAGAATAAGCCCCACACCAAATATGGGCCATATTTTGTATTCTTGCCACCCAATGGTGGATGTAGTTGtacctttaaaaattttgttttgccTGAGTATTTGAGTACAGTCAGTGTACCTGATGCCCTTGGGGGCCAAAAGGGCACcagatgctctggaactggaattactcatggttgtgagctaccatgtatgTACTGGGAattaagcctgggtcctctggaaagtACTCTCAACTGCTGGTCTATCTCTAGCCCCATCATACCTCTAGTAATTTGTAGTTGCTGAAGATCTAGGTATAAATAGGGTCTTGGTTAGTCTTTACCATTTTCTGTTTCCTGCAATCTCCCCATCCTTGTTTGGGttctttctgttctgtttcccttcccccaccaaaaatgatttttttttttatgccattGTTTTATTGATTTGCATAGAATTGACTGACCCAGGAGCCTTTGCTGTCCACTTATTTCCATGCACTGTCTGTAGCCAAAGCTAAGCCCAGGCTggaaatgtggttgagcaaactTGCCTTAAGGCTCTGGTTCCAGCACTGCAAGGAAAAAAATGCCTAGTACTCCAAAGTGACCCTGCCTTTCTGCCTACCACATTTAACTTCAGGAAACAATATTTTTCTAAAAgcgtttctttatgtagccctgactgtcctggaattctgtaggccacactggctttgaactcaaagagatctaccttactctgcttcctaaatgctgggattaaggtcatATATCACCCCTGGCTTCTATGAAAGTCTTAAGGCACATAAAAATTGTTCAAAAGTAAGGGACAATAGAACACAGAAAAAGTATGTGTAGAGATGGAAActagaaataaatgaaagctgGAAGACCAGACTTAAACGCTTTTTCTGGATTCATTTGAGCCTTAATTCAAACTTGTTTTTGATCTTTCTACTGTGAGCAAGTCAGCCTCAGCTGAAGGAGTATGTTCAGGCAGTTGGAAGTCATGCTGGGTGTGGTTaacatctgtaatcacagcatcTGGAAAGCTGACACAAAAAAGATTTGTTGTGATTCAAGGTCAGCACAGACTGCAAATTCTGGGCCATTCTGGgttacagtgagaccctatcaaGAAGAAACTGAGAGATGTCGGGCACTTTAATTTTCAAGTAGATTTAAACTTTTGTGTGTTTCCTCTGAAACATGTGGATCCTAGGGATCCAATTCAGGTCAGTAAGGCTTGGTGACAAGTCCTTTTATCAGATATGCCATCTtggttagcttttttttttttctgagcgtTTGCTTTGTAACCTTGAAAGCTTCGAATCCACCAtccggcctcagcctcctgagttctgggattacaattGGGTATGCCCCATACCTGGCGCAGGTTCTGGAGCTCCTTCATGGCAAGGTTTAGGATTAGCCCATTCATTAAACGACGATTTATGCATATCTGCAATGCTTGGCCTTATTCTAGACACTGGGGAGGCAATGATGAACAATGCAGTTTCATCCCTCGGATCTGTAGTACACGCAGGACA is a genomic window containing:
- the Aldoa gene encoding fructose-bisphosphate aldolase A isoform X1 produces the protein MPYPYPALTPEQKKELSDIAQRIVAPGKGILAADESTGSIAKRLQSIGTENTEENRRFYRQLLLTADDRVNPCIGGVILFHETLYQKADDGRPFPQVIKSKGGVVGIKVDKGVVPLAGTNGETTTQGLDGLSERCAQYKKDGADFAKWRCVLKIGEHTPSALAIMENANVLARYASICQQNGIVPIVEPEILPDGDHDLKRCQYVTEKVLAAVYKALSDHHIYLEGTLLKPNMVTPGHACTQKFSNEEIAMATVTALRRTVPPAVPGITFLSGGQSEEEASINLNAINKCPLLKPWALTFSYGRALQASALKAWGGKKENLKAAQEEYIKRALANSLACQGKYTPSGQSGAAASESLFISNHAY
- the Aldoa gene encoding fructose-bisphosphate aldolase A isoform X2, giving the protein MATRRPDGSSFNMTRLSLAMAFSFPPISCEQPYAQLGSAQHQTELGKERAATVTMPYPYPALTPEQKKELSDIAQRIVAPGKGILAADESTGSIAKRLQSIGTENTEENRRFYRQLLLTADDRVNPCIGGVILFHETLYQKADDGRPFPQVIKSKGGVVGIKVDKGVVPLAGTNGETTTQGLDGLSERCAQYKKDGADFAKWRCVLKIGEHTPSALAIMENANVLARYASICQQNGIVPIVEPEILPDGDHDLKRCQYVTEKVLAAVYKALSDHHIYLEGTLLKPNMVTPGHACTQKFSNEEIAMATVTALRRTVPPAVPGITFLSGGQSEEEASINLNAINKCPLLKPWALTFSYGRALQASALKAWGGKKENLKAAQEEYIKRALANSLACQGKYTPSGQSGAAASESLFISNHAY